Proteins co-encoded in one Malus sylvestris chromosome 7, drMalSylv7.2, whole genome shotgun sequence genomic window:
- the LOC126628017 gene encoding uncharacterized protein LOC126628017, with the protein MGICFAKRKKSTAEIVPQKQLTTTVRLYGSPSSTNYIRFALKYKEAAVSLRCVVVARSNDDNDDNDDNDEDYRNLEVAMEVEEGGSSSEPAERVSGPPNTLLQLMEDRFPHPPLLLQTGSSSETQTTSLVAAVVKLTELQHRSLAWHLERLVRWVTDLLKRPGKGRGGVVDPTVGSARMELRKLGRNYSQLLELMLEHAQMEERLLFPIFNYCDPGICKAANEEHARDLPIMNGIKEDIKSIEVLDIGSRDYKEALSNFSKRLKSLQERYRQHFTEEEREVLPYMEAAELSKEQQRRLLDECLDVMQQSHSSHLFNFLLEGLLPCEAMHYLDLISMSTNKQRTTSLLHMII; encoded by the exons ATGGGGATCTGTTTCGCGAAGCGGAAGAAATCGACGGCAGAGATAGTGCCGCAAAAACAACTGACGACAACAGTCCGACTGTACGGCTCTCCCAGCAGCACAAACTACATCCGATTTGCCCTCAAATACAAGGAGGCGGCTGTCTCACTTCGCTGCGTGGTGGTAGCCAGATCTAACGACGACAACGACGACAACGACGACAACGACGAAGATTATAGAAACTTGGAGGTGGCGATGGAGGTGGAGGAGGGCGGGTCATCGTCGGAGCCAGCTGAGAGGGTTTCAGGGCCACCCAATACTCTGCTGCAGTTGATGGAGGACAGATTCCCTCATCCGCCGCTTCTTCTTCAAACGGGGTCGTCCTCTGAAACCCAAACGACGTCGCTGGTGGCGGCGGTTGTGAAGCTGACTGAGCTGCAACACAGGAGCCTGGCGTGGCACTTGGAGAGGTTGGTGAGGTGGGTTACGGATCTGTTGAAGCGTCCGGGTAAAGGAAGAGGAGGGGTGGTTGATCCGACGGTGGGGAGTGCTCGGATGGAGTTAAGGAAGCTGGGGAGGAACTACTCGCAGCTTTTGGAGCTGATGTTGGAACACGCTCAGATGGAGGAGAGACTCCTCTTCCCCATCTTCAACTACTGTGATCCAG GAATCTGTAAAGCTGCGAATGAAGAACACGCAAGGGACCTACCCATCATGAACGGCATCAAAGAAGACATCAAATCCATTGAGGTTCTTGACATTGGGAGTCGTGACTACAAAGAAGCTCTTTCTAACTTTTCTAAGCGCCTCAAATCACTACAG GAGCGTTATAGACAACACTTTACGGAGGAGGAAAGAGAAGTATTGCCGTACATGGAGGCAGCCGAGCTGAGCAAAGAGCAGCAGCGGAGACTATTGGACGAGTGTTTGGATGTGATGCAACAGTCACACTCATCGCATTTGTTCAATTTTCTCCTTGAAGGGCTACTTCCATGTGAAGCCATGCACTACTTGGACTTGATCTCCATGTCCACCAACAAACAACGAACAACTTCTCTGCTTCACATGATCATTTAG
- the LOC126628011 gene encoding F-box protein CPR1-like, whose product MIRWNPFLISPDYCCSSEKKPTSMSDFPPELLFDILSRLPPKDLIRFLSVSKAWNAIIRHHHFIKAHLQRSIQTNSFRTILVRSIGSPSSDYFSSAVNGSETFRTVVKIERPLKSPERYQILGCSIHGVVCICNSLRTNVALWNPSIQKFKMIPLPAIEQQQPSSDLHTSLGFGYDSVYDDFKHLRIAELSKGVFVSSEVSIYSLILNSWKRIKNLPRNDFSTLNVYDTALEFSNGALCWLMPNRLDMYRFIILTFDLATEKYREFDTPVDEDYSTVMELEVLGGSLCVSVHDWDTGNDVWIMKDFGGPWTLLYSIKKETMTWLLNYCPPLVFAKNGEMALLKKDEEAFVWFDLKGKIGYQDNICGLPLRFDAKICEGSLCLIDGDPVIGGRQ is encoded by the coding sequence ATGATTAGGTGGAATCCTTTCCTGATTTCTCCAGATTATTGTTGCTCCTCAGAGAAGAAACCAACGTCAATGTCAGACTTCCCACCGGAGCTACTGTTCGACATCCTATCAAGGCTTCCGCCCAAGGATTTGATTCGATTCCTCAGCGTTTCCAAAGCTTGGAATGCCATCATCCGCCACCACCACTTCATCAAAGCTCATCTTCAACGCTCCATCCAAACCAATTCCTTTCGCACCATTTTAGTCAGGTCAATTGGCTCCCCCTCATCAGATTATTTTTCATCGGCTGTCAACGGCAGCGAAACGTTCCGGACAGTCGTTAAAATTGAGCGGCCGTTGAAATCCCCTGAGAGGTATCAGATACTGGGGTGCTCGATTCATGGAGTGGTTTGCATTTGCAATAGTCTCCGTACTAATGTCGCTTTGTGGAACCCGTCAATTCAAAAGTTTAAGATGATTCCCCTCCCAGCCATTGAGCAGCAGCAGCCATCATCAGATTTACATACATCCCTAGGGTTCGGGTATGATTCAGTTTATGATGACTTTAAACATTTGCGAATTGCGGAGCTTAGTAAGGGAGTCTTTGTGAGTTCTGAAGTTAGTATTTATAGCCTCATATTGAACTCATGGAAAAGGATCAAGAACTTGCCTCGCAATGATTTTAGTACACTGAATGTGTATGACACGGCGCTGGAGTTTTCAAATGGTGCTCTGTGTTGGCTAATGCCGAACAGATTAGATATGTATCGATTCATAATTCTGACCTTTGATCTTGCTACTGAAAAGTATCGGGAGTTTGACACCCCGGTGGATGAGGATTACAGTACCGTCATGGAGTTGGAGGTTTTAGGGGGCTCTCTATGTGTTTCTGTTCATGATTGGGACACCGGAAATGATGTTTGGATTATGAAGGATTTTGGAGGACCTTGGACCCTTCTGTATTCTATtaaaaaggaaactatgacttGGTTGCTTAACTATTGCCCACCTTTGGTCTTCGCAAAGAACGGTGAAATGGCTCTTTTGAAGAAGGACGAGGAAGcatttgtttggtttgatttaaAGGGAAAAATCGGATACCAAGATAATATTTGCGGTCTGCCACTTCGCTTTGATGCAAAGATATGCGAGGGCAGCCTTTGTCTTATTGATGGTGATCCCGTGATTGGTGGGAGGCAGTAG